The following coding sequences are from one Hyalangium gracile window:
- a CDS encoding MBL fold metallo-hydrolase, producing the protein MRVGDSLLVFDLGTGARVLGDSLMAKGQPVSASVFLSHYHYDHLQGLPFFKPIFVPHNAFTFYGATRNGQTVKQIISGQMTQPYFPVTADGVFRAQLSYHDIQAGEALTVGSAQVSTLELNHPGGNLGYRVECDGRSVVYATDIEHGGGDEERFFEFARGTDLLIYDSMYTEDEYCGRRGGPPRTGWGHSTWQAAVRAANESQAKTLVLFHHDPERDDTEMNRLVRQVRKHRPEVIAAQEDMTLTL; encoded by the coding sequence ATGCGCGTGGGCGACTCGCTGCTGGTCTTCGATCTGGGCACGGGCGCGCGGGTACTGGGCGACTCGCTGATGGCCAAGGGGCAGCCGGTGAGCGCCTCGGTCTTCCTGTCGCACTACCACTACGATCACCTGCAGGGCCTGCCCTTCTTCAAGCCGATCTTCGTGCCGCACAACGCCTTCACGTTCTACGGCGCCACGCGCAACGGGCAGACGGTGAAGCAGATCATCTCGGGGCAGATGACGCAGCCCTACTTCCCGGTGACGGCCGACGGCGTGTTCCGGGCGCAGCTGAGCTACCACGACATCCAGGCCGGCGAGGCGCTCACGGTGGGCTCGGCGCAGGTGAGCACCCTGGAGCTGAACCACCCGGGCGGCAACCTGGGCTACCGCGTGGAGTGTGATGGCCGCTCGGTGGTGTACGCCACGGACATCGAACACGGCGGCGGCGACGAGGAGCGCTTCTTCGAGTTCGCCCGCGGCACGGACCTGCTCATCTACGACTCGATGTACACCGAGGACGAGTACTGCGGGCGCCGGGGCGGGCCACCGCGCACGGGCTGGGGCCACTCCACGTGGCAGGCGGCGGTGCGCGCGGCCAACGAGTCCCAGGCGAAGACGCTGGTGCTCTTCCACCACGATCCGGAGCGCGACGACACGGAGATGAACCGGCTGGTGCGCCAGGTGCGCAAGCACCGCCCCGAGGTCATCGCCGCGCAAGAGGACATGACCCTCACGCTGTGA
- the lipB gene encoding lipoyl(octanoyl) transferase LipB, whose product MNTLTVYRLGRVEYEDGLTLMQRFAEARKQGLIGDSLLLLEHPPVLTLGRGAKRENILSNDEQLGTEGVELFETNRGGDVTYHGPGQVVGYPIFLLPKERQDVRRYVRDVERCIIQSLAEYGLQAGIIPKWPGVWLGQEGSPDARKIAAIGIHISRWLTTHGFALNVNTHLPHFNLIVPCGIREAGVTSMQRELGHRVSVPDVEETLARHFCSVFESERRDAGIPVRTVSIALLRGRGADARVLLVRRIPERGGFWQTITGRVEPGETPEKTAARELKEETGLDVPVRALDYQHAFALGEILPPMLVEETAFAAWCPEGQEVRLSAEHDAHEWLDVRTALERLEYRGLREGVKRATALPE is encoded by the coding sequence GTGAACACGCTCACGGTCTACAGGCTGGGCCGCGTGGAGTACGAGGACGGCCTCACGCTCATGCAGCGCTTCGCGGAGGCGCGGAAGCAGGGGCTCATCGGAGACTCGCTGCTCCTGCTGGAGCACCCGCCCGTCCTCACCCTGGGGCGGGGCGCGAAGCGGGAGAACATCCTCTCCAACGACGAGCAGCTGGGCACCGAGGGTGTCGAGCTCTTCGAGACCAACCGGGGCGGCGACGTCACCTACCACGGGCCGGGCCAGGTGGTGGGCTACCCCATCTTCCTGCTGCCCAAGGAGCGCCAGGACGTGCGGCGCTACGTGCGCGACGTGGAGCGCTGCATCATCCAGTCGCTCGCCGAGTACGGGCTCCAGGCCGGCATCATCCCCAAGTGGCCGGGGGTGTGGCTGGGCCAGGAGGGCTCGCCGGACGCTCGGAAGATCGCCGCCATCGGCATCCACATCTCCCGGTGGCTGACGACGCACGGCTTCGCGCTCAACGTCAACACGCACCTGCCGCACTTCAACCTCATCGTGCCGTGCGGCATCCGCGAGGCGGGAGTCACCTCCATGCAGCGCGAGCTGGGCCACCGCGTCTCCGTGCCGGACGTGGAGGAGACGCTCGCCCGCCACTTTTGCTCCGTCTTCGAGAGCGAGCGCCGCGACGCCGGCATCCCCGTGCGCACGGTGAGCATTGCCCTGCTGCGAGGACGCGGGGCCGACGCCCGGGTGCTCCTGGTGCGCCGCATCCCCGAGCGCGGAGGCTTCTGGCAGACGATCACCGGCCGGGTGGAGCCGGGCGAGACGCCGGAGAAGACCGCCGCGCGGGAGCTGAAGGAGGAGACCGGCCTGGACGTCCCGGTGCGAGCGCTGGACTACCAGCATGCCTTCGCGCTGGGAGAGATCCTCCCGCCGATGCTGGTGGAGGAGACGGCGTTCGCGGCCTGGTGTCCGGAGGGCCAGGAGGTGCGGCTCAGCGCCGAGCACGACGCCCACGAGTGGCTGGACGTCCGCACCGCGCTGGAGCGGCTGGAGTACCGCGGCCTGCGCGAGGGCGTGAAGCGCGCGACGGCGCTCCCCGAGTAG
- the ribA gene encoding GTP cyclohydrolase II, with the protein MSDTRPPQVLPSRKPTQNLERYSEADIPTERGMLRTVVFRDRRNGREHIAMVVGDVAKEGVPVRVHSECLTSEVFGSLKCDCRQQLDRALDFITQGGCGVVLYLRQEGRGIGLGNKIKAYALQSKGYDTYEANRQLGFADDLRSYDIAAEMLRSLDVRSVDLITNNPLKIAGLVEEGMPVRRRIPSRTEHNPHNVGYLKTKRERTGHLIELFAEEDTEAKAG; encoded by the coding sequence ATGTCCGACACTCGTCCACCCCAGGTGCTCCCCTCGCGCAAGCCGACCCAGAACCTGGAGCGGTACTCGGAGGCGGACATCCCCACCGAGCGAGGAATGCTCCGCACGGTGGTCTTCCGGGACCGGCGTAACGGCCGCGAGCACATCGCCATGGTGGTGGGCGACGTGGCCAAGGAGGGGGTGCCCGTCCGGGTGCACTCCGAGTGCCTGACCTCCGAGGTGTTCGGCAGCCTCAAGTGCGACTGCCGCCAGCAGTTGGACCGGGCCCTGGACTTCATCACCCAGGGGGGATGTGGGGTAGTCCTGTACCTGCGTCAAGAGGGACGCGGCATCGGTTTGGGCAACAAGATCAAGGCCTATGCCCTGCAGTCCAAGGGGTACGATACGTACGAGGCCAACCGGCAGCTGGGTTTCGCGGATGATCTTCGCAGCTATGATATTGCAGCGGAGATGCTGCGGTCCCTGGATGTCCGGTCGGTGGACCTCATTACGAACAACCCATTGAAGATCGCCGGGCTGGTGGAGGAAGGCATGCCGGTGCGGCGTCGAATCCCTTCCCGGACCGAGCACAATCCGCATAACGTCGGATACCTGAAGACCAAGCGCGAGCGCACGGGGCACCTGATTGAGCTCTTCGCCGAGGAAGACACCGAAGCAAAAGCCGGCTGA
- a CDS encoding molybdopterin molybdotransferase MoeA codes for MSTGSDLLPAEDARARALALASPLPVEWVRLEEALGRALGADVLAQRTLPPWDNSAMDGYAVRSADLSGPPPVRLAVGEIIHAGQTPRSELRPGVCARIMTGAPLPAGADAVVMQERTRPLQGAEGPAVEILEAVSAGNFVRPRGEDARAGEPLLGRGTPLGIPELGLITAQGLLTVPVPRRPRVAILSTGDELCRADEAPEGRIVDTNAPSLALAVARAGGLPTLLGIARDTQEEVSARLAEAQGFDVVLTSAGVSVGERDFVKASLQEQGVEMNFWRVAIKPGKPLAVGRKGRTLYFGLPGNPTSSLVTFELFVRPVLRRLLGHSDVEPPRVAGRLDGELRKAPGLAHYIRVAASWREGELWARPLATQTSGALRSAASATHLLHFPREASSLAHGGHVVLLPVSWSA; via the coding sequence ATGAGCACTGGATCCGATCTGCTGCCGGCGGAGGACGCGCGAGCCCGAGCGCTCGCCCTGGCCTCCCCTCTTCCCGTGGAGTGGGTGCGCCTCGAAGAAGCCCTCGGGCGAGCGCTGGGCGCGGACGTGCTCGCGCAGCGCACGCTACCACCGTGGGACAACTCCGCCATGGACGGCTACGCGGTGCGAAGCGCCGATCTCTCCGGTCCGCCGCCCGTCCGGCTGGCCGTGGGAGAGATCATCCACGCGGGGCAGACACCTCGCAGCGAGCTGCGCCCGGGCGTCTGCGCCCGGATCATGACGGGCGCGCCGCTGCCCGCCGGAGCGGACGCGGTGGTGATGCAGGAGCGCACCCGGCCCCTCCAGGGCGCCGAGGGCCCGGCCGTGGAGATCCTCGAGGCCGTGTCGGCGGGGAACTTCGTCCGCCCCCGAGGCGAGGACGCCCGGGCCGGCGAGCCGCTGCTCGGGCGAGGCACGCCGCTGGGCATCCCGGAGCTGGGGCTGATCACCGCCCAGGGCCTGCTCACGGTGCCGGTCCCGCGCCGCCCCCGGGTGGCCATCCTCTCCACCGGGGACGAGCTGTGCCGCGCCGACGAGGCCCCCGAGGGCCGCATCGTCGACACCAACGCCCCCTCCCTCGCGCTGGCGGTGGCGAGGGCCGGAGGGCTCCCCACCCTGCTGGGCATCGCCCGGGACACCCAGGAGGAGGTGTCCGCGCGCCTGGCGGAGGCCCAGGGCTTCGACGTGGTGCTCACCAGCGCGGGCGTCTCCGTGGGAGAGCGCGACTTCGTGAAGGCCTCCCTCCAGGAGCAGGGCGTGGAGATGAACTTCTGGCGGGTGGCCATCAAGCCCGGCAAGCCGCTGGCCGTGGGCCGCAAGGGCCGCACGCTCTACTTCGGGCTACCGGGCAACCCCACCTCCTCCCTGGTCACCTTCGAGCTGTTCGTCCGCCCGGTGCTCCGGCGGCTGCTCGGCCACTCGGACGTGGAGCCACCCCGGGTGGCCGGCCGCCTGGACGGCGAGCTGCGTAAGGCGCCCGGGCTGGCGCACTACATCCGTGTAGCGGCCAGCTGGCGTGAGGGCGAGCTCTGGGCCCGGCCGCTCGCCACCCAGACGTCAGGGGCGCTGCGCTCGGCGGCCTCGGCCACCCACCTGCTCCACTTCCCCCGGGAGGCAAGCAGTCTGGCTCATGGGGGGCATGTCGTTCTCTTGCCGGTCTCCTGGAGCGCGTGA
- a CDS encoding ClpX C4-type zinc finger protein, which yields MANPRDHIRAAQAAELRGDKAGAISELRKAAELLRRSGNMPRALHLLRHARKLDPSRSDVAEELGRLEQLSDSPIAGALQTEGDGSEAGVRQLRSAPEELAERQRLIEEALRNAGASEVEAEVQDEVRRWNVEEPRAGAAKAPELQDASRRALEWARQHAQEDDMAPRKWSVDESDARDELELRPVEESERPEEEEAVGLPRGHATDVTLQVRPLVVGDVRALVADVEIDAYEPASEPREAPAAEEYQEDAPAEESRAEEPGLIDRGPTRADPAIDAWCSFCCRPSAEVGELVAGPTGSFICAACVTESRGLLSLEDTAVARPRAARRKSASSEAMPLIGQQEARELLERAVQAGARRLLVIGPEGTGKTVWFRELEREDRGTIVTLDTLEQGGGSEVVLLEDVDRYMSDDWTRLSSLIARYPERTVLMSARGSLEAPSLVLRGATGSLPVFTTSVLSAAVLDSVPLELLELVQVAIPLQVPTEAEFLEIARRRLALRGAELSLSDGVLSAFATEAARSARAGHELNALLARVLAGSWSLEGEQKQASGKKAESRGAVGKGTAKKPSRRGRRKGTV from the coding sequence ATGGCCAATCCTCGTGACCACATCCGCGCCGCCCAGGCGGCGGAGCTGAGGGGCGACAAGGCAGGCGCCATCTCCGAGCTGCGCAAGGCGGCCGAGCTCCTCCGGCGCTCGGGCAACATGCCGCGTGCGCTCCACCTGCTGCGGCATGCCCGGAAGCTGGACCCGAGCCGGAGCGATGTCGCCGAGGAACTCGGGCGGCTGGAGCAGCTGTCGGACAGCCCCATCGCCGGGGCTCTCCAGACGGAGGGTGACGGGTCCGAAGCAGGGGTGCGGCAGCTGAGGTCGGCCCCCGAAGAGCTGGCCGAGCGTCAGCGGCTCATCGAGGAGGCGCTGCGGAACGCGGGGGCCTCCGAGGTGGAGGCTGAGGTCCAGGACGAGGTGCGGCGCTGGAACGTCGAGGAGCCTCGCGCCGGAGCCGCCAAGGCCCCGGAGCTCCAGGACGCGAGCCGCCGGGCGCTCGAGTGGGCGCGCCAGCACGCCCAGGAGGATGACATGGCTCCGCGAAAGTGGTCGGTCGACGAGTCTGACGCGCGGGACGAGCTCGAGCTGCGCCCGGTCGAGGAGTCGGAGCGACCGGAGGAGGAGGAGGCCGTGGGGCTCCCCCGGGGCCACGCCACCGACGTGACGCTGCAGGTGAGGCCGCTCGTCGTGGGAGACGTCAGAGCCCTGGTGGCGGATGTGGAGATCGACGCCTATGAGCCCGCCTCCGAGCCACGGGAGGCTCCCGCGGCAGAGGAGTACCAGGAGGACGCTCCGGCGGAGGAGTCGCGCGCGGAGGAGCCTGGCCTGATCGATCGAGGACCGACCCGGGCCGATCCGGCGATCGATGCCTGGTGCTCCTTCTGCTGTCGTCCGAGCGCCGAGGTGGGCGAGCTGGTCGCGGGCCCCACCGGCTCCTTCATCTGCGCCGCGTGCGTCACGGAGTCCCGAGGGCTGCTCTCCCTGGAGGACACGGCCGTGGCGCGTCCTCGGGCCGCCCGGCGCAAGAGCGCCTCGTCCGAGGCGATGCCCCTCATCGGCCAGCAGGAGGCCCGGGAGCTGCTGGAGCGGGCCGTTCAGGCCGGTGCGCGCCGGCTGCTGGTGATCGGCCCCGAGGGCACCGGGAAGACCGTCTGGTTCCGGGAGCTGGAGCGCGAGGATCGCGGGACGATCGTCACGCTCGACACGTTGGAGCAGGGCGGCGGCAGCGAGGTGGTGCTCCTGGAGGATGTGGACCGGTACATGTCCGACGACTGGACGCGGCTCTCCTCCTTGATCGCCCGGTACCCGGAGCGGACGGTGCTGATGAGCGCTCGGGGCTCGCTGGAGGCGCCCAGCCTCGTGCTGCGCGGTGCCACGGGCAGCCTGCCGGTGTTCACCACCAGCGTCCTGTCGGCGGCGGTGCTCGACTCGGTGCCGCTGGAGCTGCTCGAGCTGGTCCAGGTCGCCATCCCGCTCCAGGTGCCCACCGAGGCCGAGTTCCTGGAGATCGCTCGCCGGCGGCTGGCCCTGCGCGGCGCGGAGCTCTCCTTGTCGGACGGGGTGCTCTCCGCCTTCGCCACGGAGGCCGCGCGCTCGGCTCGCGCCGGGCATGAGCTGAATGCCCTGCTGGCTCGAGTGCTGGCGGGCTCCTGGAGCCTGGAGGGAGAGCAGAAGCAGGCGTCGGGAAAGAAGGCCGAGAGCCGGGGCGCGGTGGGGAAGGGGACGGCGAAGAAGCCGAGCCGGCGGGGCCGACGGAAGGGAACGGTGTGA
- a CDS encoding dihydrolipoamide acetyltransferase family protein, whose translation MALFEFKLPDLGEGVMEGELVKWHVKEGDSIKEDDVIAEVMTDKATVTVPSPKAGRVLKTHGKEGEMAKVHQLLVTLDVEGAAPAQAEGHGAHGGPAAPAATPEKSEPLAAKNGNGAVPATKVLATPLTRRMAREHGLNLAEISGSGPQGRVTKADVVAALEGKSSGNVVSEAPAQARPSAPPPAPPVAAGRADERIPMRGLRKKIAEKMVRSKFTMPHFAFVEEVDGTDLVALRKRLNQQLQATGDETKLTYLPFIVKAVIAALKKYPHLNANFDEGAQELVVRGEYNIGIAAQTPDGLTVAVVRNADRLTLRELAQEIARLGVAARERKLKMDELTGGTFTITSLGQSGGLFATPIINHPEVGILGVHRLRKRPVVKDDEIVVREMMNLSLSCDHRVIDGSVAAEFVYEVIKYLENPDMLFLAMS comes from the coding sequence ATGGCTCTCTTCGAATTCAAGCTCCCCGACCTCGGCGAAGGCGTGATGGAGGGCGAGCTCGTCAAGTGGCACGTGAAGGAAGGCGACTCGATCAAGGAAGACGACGTGATCGCCGAGGTGATGACCGACAAGGCCACCGTCACCGTGCCCAGCCCCAAGGCCGGCCGCGTCCTCAAGACGCACGGCAAGGAGGGCGAGATGGCCAAGGTCCACCAGCTCCTCGTCACCCTCGACGTGGAGGGCGCCGCTCCCGCCCAGGCCGAGGGCCATGGCGCGCACGGCGGCCCCGCTGCTCCCGCCGCCACCCCGGAGAAGTCCGAGCCCCTGGCCGCGAAGAATGGGAACGGCGCCGTCCCCGCGACCAAGGTGCTGGCCACGCCGCTCACCCGCCGCATGGCCCGCGAGCACGGGCTGAACCTGGCGGAGATCTCCGGCTCCGGTCCGCAGGGCCGGGTGACGAAGGCGGATGTCGTCGCCGCCCTGGAGGGCAAGTCCTCGGGCAACGTCGTCTCCGAGGCTCCGGCCCAGGCGCGTCCCTCCGCGCCTCCTCCGGCGCCCCCGGTGGCCGCCGGCCGCGCCGACGAGCGCATCCCGATGCGCGGCCTGCGCAAGAAGATCGCGGAGAAGATGGTGCGGTCGAAGTTCACCATGCCGCACTTCGCCTTCGTCGAGGAGGTGGATGGCACGGACCTGGTGGCCCTGCGTAAGCGCCTCAACCAGCAGCTCCAGGCCACGGGCGACGAGACGAAGCTCACCTACCTTCCGTTCATCGTGAAGGCGGTGATCGCCGCGCTGAAGAAGTACCCCCACCTCAACGCCAACTTCGACGAGGGGGCGCAGGAGCTGGTCGTCCGCGGCGAGTACAACATCGGCATCGCGGCGCAGACGCCGGACGGGCTCACCGTGGCGGTGGTGCGCAACGCGGACCGGCTGACGCTGAGGGAGCTGGCCCAGGAGATCGCTCGCCTGGGGGTCGCGGCCCGCGAGCGCAAGCTGAAGATGGACGAGCTGACCGGCGGCACGTTCACCATCACCTCGCTGGGCCAGAGCGGCGGCCTGTTCGCCACGCCCATCATCAACCACCCCGAGGTGGGCATCCTCGGCGTCCACCGGCTGCGCAAGCGCCCGGTGGTCAAGGACGACGAGATCGTCGTGCGTGAGATGATGAACCTCTCGCTGTCGTGCGATCACCGGGTGATCGACGGCTCGGTGGCCGCCGAGTTCGTCTACGAGGTCATCAAGTATCTCGAGAACCCGGACATGCTGTTCCTCGCCATGTCCTAG
- the lipA gene encoding lipoyl synthase has translation MATPDRFPLPQVSESTRKPEWLKVRLPHGEGYERVKSIVRRTKLSTVCEEARCPNIAECWGGGTATVMLMGEVCTRACRFCHVKVGAPPPLDPMEPIHLAQAVKEMDLEYIVVTSVNRDDRPDGGASHFASAIRELRRESPKTIVEVLIPDFKGVEKDLTTVAEARPHVVAHNVETVERLTPTVRDRRATYRQSLRVLEYLKKRPEGLYTKSSVMVGLGETDAELEQTFKDLREAGVDVLTLGQYLQPSQYHLRVERFVTPAQFESYKKLAESYGFLYVASGPLVRSSYRAAEFFMKGLMERERLERIG, from the coding sequence ATGGCGACTCCCGATCGGTTCCCTCTTCCCCAGGTCTCCGAGAGCACTCGAAAGCCCGAGTGGTTGAAGGTGCGCCTGCCCCACGGAGAGGGCTACGAGCGGGTGAAGTCCATCGTCCGCCGCACGAAGCTGTCCACGGTGTGCGAGGAGGCGCGCTGCCCCAACATCGCCGAGTGCTGGGGCGGGGGCACCGCCACGGTGATGTTGATGGGCGAGGTCTGCACCCGCGCCTGCCGCTTCTGCCACGTGAAGGTGGGCGCGCCGCCGCCGCTGGATCCGATGGAGCCCATCCACCTGGCCCAGGCCGTCAAGGAGATGGACCTGGAGTACATCGTCGTCACGTCCGTGAACCGCGATGACCGGCCGGACGGCGGCGCCAGCCACTTCGCCTCCGCCATCCGGGAGCTGCGCCGCGAGTCGCCCAAGACGATCGTCGAGGTGCTCATCCCCGACTTCAAGGGCGTGGAGAAGGACCTGACCACGGTGGCCGAGGCCCGCCCGCACGTGGTGGCCCACAACGTGGAGACCGTGGAGCGCCTCACGCCCACCGTGCGCGACCGCCGCGCCACCTACCGCCAGTCCCTGCGCGTGCTCGAGTACCTCAAGAAGCGCCCCGAGGGGCTCTACACCAAGAGCTCCGTGATGGTGGGCCTGGGCGAGACGGACGCCGAGCTGGAGCAGACCTTCAAGGATCTGCGCGAGGCGGGCGTGGACGTGCTCACGCTGGGCCAGTACCTGCAGCCCTCGCAGTACCACCTGCGGGTGGAGCGCTTCGTCACTCCGGCGCAGTTCGAGTCGTACAAGAAGCTCGCCGAGTCCTACGGCTTCCTCTACGTGGCCAGCGGCCCGCTGGTGCGCTCCAGCTACCGCGCCGCCGAGTTCTTCATGAAGGGCCTGATGGAGCGCGAGCGCCTGGAGCGCATCGGCTAG
- a CDS encoding DUF72 domain-containing protein codes for METGRIHLGTSGYVYKHWKGIFYPPKLPASRWLPYYARVFSTVELNATFYRLPTAEAVDCWRDQVPPGFKFACKGSRFLTHMKRLTDVGLGLERFFEVIHRLGPKLGPVLWQLPPHMKNPDPERLNHFLCHLPHDLQHAFEFRDAAWYHPEVLEVLDEWGAAVCEHDLCPEPPSFVTGGWRYLRFHGTTSKYSGLYGRKALHTVARDLDGWRRAGYTAWVYFNNDLQGHALLDAFELADLLGEPVHLPPHAPPVEEAPLTSLPAAAPGSP; via the coding sequence ATGGAGACGGGGCGCATCCACCTGGGCACCAGCGGGTACGTGTACAAGCACTGGAAGGGGATCTTCTATCCCCCCAAGCTGCCAGCCAGCCGCTGGCTCCCCTACTACGCCCGCGTCTTCTCCACGGTGGAGCTGAACGCCACGTTCTACCGGCTGCCCACCGCGGAGGCCGTGGACTGCTGGCGCGATCAGGTGCCGCCGGGCTTCAAGTTCGCCTGCAAGGGCAGCCGCTTCCTCACGCACATGAAGCGGCTGACGGACGTGGGGCTGGGGCTGGAGCGCTTCTTCGAGGTCATCCACCGGCTGGGGCCCAAGCTGGGGCCCGTGCTCTGGCAGCTCCCGCCGCACATGAAGAACCCGGATCCGGAGCGGCTGAACCACTTCCTCTGCCACCTGCCGCACGACCTCCAGCACGCCTTCGAGTTCCGCGACGCCGCCTGGTACCACCCGGAGGTGCTGGAGGTGCTCGACGAGTGGGGCGCCGCCGTGTGCGAGCATGACCTGTGCCCCGAGCCTCCCTCCTTCGTCACGGGAGGCTGGCGCTACCTGCGCTTCCACGGCACCACGTCGAAGTACTCGGGGCTCTACGGCCGCAAGGCGCTGCACACCGTGGCGAGGGATCTCGATGGCTGGCGGCGCGCGGGCTACACCGCGTGGGTCTACTTCAACAATGATCTCCAGGGACACGCGCTGCTGGACGCGTTCGAGCTCGCGGATCTGCTCGGCGAGCCCGTGCACCTGCCTCCGCACGCGCCTCCTGTAGAGGAGGCTCCCCTCACCTCGCTTCCGGCTGCTGCTCCAGGAAGCCCCTGA